One part of the Podarcis muralis chromosome 3, rPodMur119.hap1.1, whole genome shotgun sequence genome encodes these proteins:
- the LOC114593274 gene encoding uncharacterized protein LOC114593274: protein MLLPLLLALHFIMFIPEAGRSWKDPPDSHSWYQSLQTMGERFEDHVKTIDLLLQKLDNWTEDHLGALDQLVNEHVINLWEWLEQHSKDLTAWLNMYLWTLQELHNRYMEGSDYRLGKEILLHDKCWEENISKADMWLKHPNTTLSKWLEEDLMTFNKALEIPGNSMGNSRQESTKIHIQHPKDHVKILEQLLADYTATATKWLEWCSTLREASSQKSAPKLGRAQATTLGVKCLIVMKWLEEHVDALEQWLMDSMNWQKKRKIII, encoded by the exons ATGCTCCTGCCACTACTTCTGGCGCTGCATTTCATTATGTTCATTCCTG AGGCAGGGAGAAGCTGGAAAGATCCTCCTGATAGTCACTCATGGTACCAGTCTCTGCAG ACAATGGGAGAAAGATTTGAGGACCACGTTAAGACCATAGATCTTCTTCTGCAGAAACTTGACAACTGGACAGAAGATCACTTGGGGGCTTTAGACCAGTTGGTGAATGAACATGTCATAAACCTATGGGAATGGCTGGAGCAACATAGCAAGGATCTCACCGCATGGCTCAATATGTACTTGTGGACCCTCCAAGAGCTCCATAATAGGTATATGGAAGGTTCTGACTACAGGCTGGGCAAAGAGATCCTACTTCATGACAAATGTTGGGAAGAAAACATCAGCAAAGCAGACATGTGGTTGAAACACCCAAATACTACCCTAAGCAAGTGGCTGGAGGAGGACCTCATGACCTTCAACAAAGCATTGGAGATCCCGGGCAACAGTATGGGCAATTCACGGCAAGAGTCTACAAAGATTCATATCCAGCACCCAAAAGACCATGTTAAAATCCTAGAACAGTTATTGGCTGACTACACAGCAACTGCCACTAAGTGGCTAGAGTGGTGCAGCACACTGAGAGAAGCATCTTCTCAGAAATCTGCCCCAAAGCTAGGAAGAGCACAAGCGACAACACTGGGGGTTAAGTGCCTCATTGTCATGAAATGGCTAGAAGAGCACGTTGATGCCTTGGAACAGTGGCTGATGGATTCCATGAACTGGCAAAAGAAACGAAAGATCATCATCTAA